The DNA window GCGGCTAGCGGGTGGCGACGGTCAGGCCGCTGGGGGCTCTGATCACGCCGTGGAGGATCTCGCCGGCCGCCACCGATGCGCCGGGCCAGATCACGCTGTCGGTGACCGTGCCGGCCACCTGAGCGCCCGCGCCGACCACCGAGGTGGTCACCGTGCCGGTCACCGTGGCGGACGGGTCGATCAGGGCGGCGCCGCCGGCCACGTGCAGGTTGGCGGCCACGTAGTCTGCCGGGGTTCCGGTGTCCAGGTAGAAGCCCTCGTAACCGATCAGCTCCAGCTCGCCCGCGGCTTCGGCGGGACGCCACACGGTGCGTACCAAATTGCTGTCCACGTCGGACAGGTCCCTGATATAGCGCCAGGGGAGCAGCGAGAAGCCGGTGAATCGGCGACCGCTGAAACCGCCGGACTCGCCGTCGCGGCACGGCAGGGTGAGCATCCGGACGGTGTCGCCGGACCAGCCCTCCAGCAGCGCGGCGATGTCCTTGCCGGGCTCGCGGAACGGGTCCACCAGGTACGCGTCGGCGTTGCCGACCAGCGCGCCCCGCCCGCCGATCCAATCCTTCATCCGCGCCACGCCGCCGGAGGTGCCCAGCGGCCCGTCCGGCTCGACGGAGAGGTGGGTGCGGTCGCCGACGTGGGCGACGACCTGGTCGGCGAGGTACGCCGCGTTGACGGCCACAGTGTCCGGACCGGTCAGGCCGAGACCGGCGAGGCGGCGCAGCGCGTGGTCGAGCAGCGGCAGGTTGCCGACCGGGCAGAGGGCTTTCGGCACGAGTTCGGTGAGGGGACGCAGGCGCTGGCCCTCGCCGGCGGCGAGAACGACGCCACAGACCTCGATCGTCACTTCTCCTCCACGTGCGGCGCCGTGGCCGGACGGTTCAGCGACGGCGGGAACTCGCCGGCGCGCGGGCCGATGCCGTAGATGCCGAGCAGCCGTTCCGTCGGCCAGGTCAATTTCGGCAGGTCGTCGACCGGGAACCAGGCGGCCTCGAGCACCTCGCCGCCGTCCACGACCAGGGGCGTGCTGGACGCCGGGACAGCGCCGAAGAAGACGGTGTCGACCACGCCGCCGTTCGGGTGGACGATCGCGTTCGGATCACCGGCTGTCAGGTCACCGGGCTCCACCCGTACCCCCGCTTCTTCGAAAAGCTCGCGGGCGGCACCCACCGCGGGCAGTTCGCGGCGCTTGAGCAGACCGGCCGGAAGGCCCCAGCCGCGGCCCGGCGGCTGACGCAGCAGCAGCAGCAGGCGGCCCGGCGCGGGCGCTTCCGCGTCGCGGATCACCGCGACCGCGCCGACCAGGTATTTCGGGGAGAGCAGCCGGGCCAGGTGCCGGCGGACCGGCAACGGCAGCCCATAGAAAGCCTGATAGGCGAAGCCACGCAGCTGCCGAGGAGTTTTCACGCGGACAAGGCTATCCGGGAGAATCCAGTGGATCAGTCCGGGTGGTCGACCAGGGCGATGAGCTGCTCGACCACGGCGTCCGGTTCGAGGCTGCGCTCGCAGACCGCCACCAGCAGTGTTTCCAGGTCGGGGTAACCGAGTTCCTCGGCGAGACGGCGCAGCGGCACCTCGCTGGCCAGACCCCTGTCGTGCTTGCGGAGGGTGAGCCCGATGGTGGCGCGGCCGAGTCGGACCTTGTCGGCGATGCTGATGCCCGGCTCGTTCTTCTCGTCGAAGTACCGGTTGATCTGCATCTGCGCCTGGCTGGACTTGACGAATCCGAGCCATTCCTTGCGGGGGCCGCGCGGGGCGTTCGGCTCGACCTCGATCTGGCCGTCGGTCTCGGAGAAGATCTCGACGACGTCGCCGTCGCGGAGGGGGGAGCTGAGGGGGGCGAGACGTCCGTTGATCGTTGCGGCGAGACACTGGTCGCCCTTGCGGGGACTCAACTCATACGCCACGTCGACGGGGGTGGAGCCGCTCGGAAGCTCGTGCGCGTTGCCGTGGGCGAAAACGGTGATCTGGCCTTCGGCGAGGTCACATCGGAGGGAGTCGAGGAACTGGGTCGCGTCGGTGGTGTCCTGTTGCCAGTCCAGCACCCGTTTCAGCCAGGTGAGCTGGTCGGCGCCCGGTGGCTCGTCGGCCACCTTGGGATATCGATAGCTGGTGGCGACGCCGTACTCCGAGTACCGATGCATGGTCTCGGTCCGGATCAGCACCTCGACGAGCTTGCCCTCCGGGCCGACCACGGTGGTGTGCAGCGAGCGGTACAGGTTGTTCTTCGGCGAGGCGATGAAGTCCTTGAACCGGCCGGCCACCGGGCGCCATCTGCCGTGGATCGCGCCGAGCGCGGCGTAACAGTCGGTGTCCGGGCCGTCGACGATGACCGCGATGCGGGGCAGGTCGAGCGGGACGCTGCGACCGCCGGCCACCGTGTCCTTCCAGATCGAGTAGTAGTGCCGTGGTCGCGGCGTCACCACGGCGTCCACCCGGGAGCGGCGCAACGCGGTGTGCGCCTTGCGGGAGACGTCGGCGAGGTACTCGTTCCAGCCGGGACGGTTCTTCACGTGCTCGTCGATCCGCGCGTACGAGTCAGGTTCCAGGTGGTAGAGCACCACGTCGTCGAGGTCGCGCTTGAGCGCCTGGATGCCGAGCCGGTCGCAGAGCGGGACGAGCACGTCGAGCGTGGCCGTGGCGATCCTGGCCCGGCTGGCGGGGGAGCGGGCGTCGAGGGTGCGCATGTTGTGCAACCGGTCGGCCAGCTTGATCACCAGCACCCGGACGTCCTTGCCGGCCGCGACGATCATCTTCCGGATCGTCTCGCCCTCGGCCGCCTTGCCGTAGTACGCCTTGTCGAATTTCGTCACGCCGTCGACCAGGTGGGTCACCTCGGGCCCGAAGTCGCCGTGCAGCGCCTCGAGGGTGTAGCTGGTGTCCTCGACCGTGTCGTGCAGCAGGGCGGCGACGATCGTCGTGGTGTCCATGCCGAGCTCGGCGCAGATCTGCGCGACGGCGAGCGGATGCGTGATGTACGGATCGCCGGACTTGCGGAACTGCCCGCGGTGCATGCTCTCGGCGATCGCGTAGCTGCGGCGCACCACCGCCACGTCGGCGGACGGATGGATGCTGCGATGCGTCTTGGTGAGCGTGGCGACCGGGTCGTCGTCGTTGCTCTGGAAACTGAACATCGACCGCAACCTGGCGAAGGGAGTGGTCGGCAGGGCACGCCCCAGAGCGGCGCCGTGGCCGGCGTCGACGTCCACCCGGACACCCCCTCACCGATCGTTCCAGCGGCTTTCACTTGCTCAGCCGGTTTCCCTTGATAGCGAAGCACCGAGGCGGCTGATCGCCAAAGGCATCAAGCCGCCAAATGAGGTGAATCACCACGAGGGTCGCGCGTGCCTTACAGCCTAAGCGAGCGAGCGTCATCCGAACGGTCAGTTACCGATAGGCGAACGGATGAGTCTTAAGCCGAAGTGGCCGCCTCGGCCCTGGTGAGAAGGGTGCTGAAACGCGCCGCGCCACGAACCGGTGACACCCAGTCGCCGGCGGTTTCCACCAAGCGGGTGTCCGGCCGCTCCAGCCACGCCAGGATCCGCTCGGTCTCCTCGGCCGTCGCGGCGTGCACCGGGCCCGGTCCTGCCAGGACCGTCTCGGCCGTCATCCGCGCCGCGTCGAGCGTCGGGCGGGGGTGCTGCCGGGGTGGCGAGGTGGCCGCCGCGGCCAGCCGGCCGTGCCGGACCACCGCGATCTCCCAGCCGCCCTTGTCGTCGCGGCGGGCCGCCACCAGCTCGGTCAGGCTGGTCAGCGCCTGGAGTCTCTGCATCCGGATCAGGGCGCGCAGCAGGGCGATCAGCCGGGACCGGACGGTCGCGGCCTCCTCGTAGCGCTGGCGGCCGGAGAGCACGTCGATCCGGGACATCAGCGCGTCGATCACCGGGCCGGGGTCGTTCGAGGTGGCGGTCCGGAACGGCGACGCGGCGCGAAGGTCGTACTCCTCCTGGGAGATCTCGTGCTGGCAGGGCGCCGGGCATCTCCCGAGCTCGGCCAGCGCGCAGGCCGGCGTCTTGGTCCGCACCGAGAGCTTGTGGTTGCACTGCCGCAGCGGAACGGCGTCGTAGACCCCGGCGGCGGCCAGCTCGGCGGTCCGCCGCGACGAGAACGGGCCCAGATAGGTCGCGCCGTCCTCGGCGAACCGGCGCACCACGGAGAGCCTCGGGAACGCCTCCGCGGTCAGCTTGAGCCAGACCACCCGCTCCGGGAACTTCGACCGGCGATTGTACGGCGGGGCGTGCGACGCGATCAGCCGCAGCTCGCGGACCTCGGCCTCGAGCGAGTGAGCGCACTCGACCGCCTCCACCCGGACCGCGGCGGTGAGCATCTCGGAGATCCGGGCGCGTTTCTCGGCCGCCGTGAAATAACTGCGCACCCGGGTGGCGATGTCCTTCGACGTGCCGACGTAGAGCGGGCGGTCGTCGGCGGCCCGGAACAGGTAGACCCCCGGCACGTGCGGCAGGCCGTCGGCGAGATGTCTCTGCCGGCGCTGTGCCGGGGTCACCGCCTTCGCGAACTCGATCGCGTCGCCCAGCGTGTGCACCCGGTGACTGCCGAGCCGCTCGATGAGCCCGTGCAGCACGTCGACCGTGGCTTTCGCGTCGTCAAGGGCCCGGTGGTTCGGCTCGACCGCGGACCGGAAGAACCGGGCCAGCGTGCCGAGCTTGCGGTTGGGCACCTCGTCCTTGGTCAGCGCGCGGCGGGCCAGCGCCGCGGTGTCCAGCACCCGCATCTGCGGCCAGGGGTAGCCGTGCCGGGCGCAGGCGGCCTTGAGGAAGCCGACGTCGTAGGGCGCGTTGTGCGCGACGAGCACCGCGCCGCGCAGGAACTCCAGCAGGGCGGGGAGAACCGTCTCGATCGGCGGGGCCGGGCGCAGCATCGCCTCGGTGATGCCGGTCAGGACGGTGATGAACGGCGGCAGCGGCACACCCGGGTTGACAAGCGTCGCGAACTCGCCGAGCTGCACGCCGGCGCGCACCTTGACCGCGCCGATCTCGGTGATGCCGGCGCCGTCAGCGGCGCCGCCGGTGGTCTCCAGGTCGAGCACGACGAACGTGGTGTCCGCCAGGGACAGCGCCGCGGGGTCGACCGATCCGTCAGCGGTCAGCAGCGTGTCCAGAGTGCCCTGCACGTAGGCGGGTTGTGTCACGGGCGGCAACCCTAGCCAAGGGGTACGACACTTCCCAGAAAAGATCACCTGCTCGCCAGAGGCGGATCGGTCATGGCCGGTGTGAGAATGGGGAGATGTCCGCGCCGCTCGATCCTGAAGACCGCCCCGATGAGGAGGCGGCGGACTTCATGCCCGAGCCGGTTCTCCCCGAGGCCGTCCGGCAGCGGATCACCACGCTGGCCGCCGCCGCCCTGCCCGGCCTTCCCGCCGACGAGATGCCGGTGCCGCTGCGCCGGGTCGCCCGGTTCGCACCCAATCGCCGGGCCCGGCTCGGCGGGCGGGACATCGCCGCGCAGCTGGTCGCCGACCCGCTGTTTCGCCAGCGCCTCGGCGCCCGGGTGGTCACCGAGGCCGGTGACCTGGGCGCCGCCGTGACCAGCGGGGTGGCCCCGGCGGCCGCCGACCCGGTCGAGGTGGCGGCGCTGGCCTACCTGGCCCGCCCGGCCGGCTGGCGGGAGCTGATCGACGCGGCCGGCGACGCGGTCCGGGCCGAGGCCGACACCGCCGCGATCGCCTCGCAGGTGCGCGCCGCCGAGCAGCGCGCGGTCCGGGCCGAGCACGACCGGACGGTGGCCCGGGTCGAGGCCGACAAGCTGCGTGACGAGCTCGCCCGGGTCCGCGAGGAGCTGGGCCAGCTGCGCGAGGAGGCGCGGACCGCGACCAAGGCGCTGCGCGAGGCGCAGGCCGCCCAGAAACGCGCGGCCGACCTGCTGGCCACCGAGAAGGGCCGGGCCGCGCGGGCCGCGCAGGACCACGAGGCCGAGCTGCGCCGGCTGCGCGCCCGGGTCGCCGACGCCGAGGCCGCCGCGGCGTCCGGCAAGCAGACCGCCAAGGACGCGCGGGCGGTCGACGACGCCCGCCTCTGGCTGCTGCTCGAGACGATCGGGCAGGCCGCCAGCGGGCTGCGCCGGGAGCTGGCGATCGGCCCGGCCGACAAGCTGCCCGCCGACTTCGTGGCCGACGCCGCCGCCGACCGGCCCGGCGCGCCGGAGCGCTCCCGGGCCCGGGCGCAGGACACCGACGACCCGGGCCGGCTCGACCAGCTGCTCGCGCTGCCCCGCGCCCA is part of the Actinoplanes missouriensis 431 genome and encodes:
- a CDS encoding sugar phosphate nucleotidyltransferase encodes the protein MTIEVCGVVLAAGEGQRLRPLTELVPKALCPVGNLPLLDHALRRLAGLGLTGPDTVAVNAAYLADQVVAHVGDRTHLSVEPDGPLGTSGGVARMKDWIGGRGALVGNADAYLVDPFREPGKDIAALLEGWSGDTVRMLTLPCRDGESGGFSGRRFTGFSLLPWRYIRDLSDVDSNLVRTVWRPAEAAGELELIGYEGFYLDTGTPADYVAANLHVAGGAALIDPSATVTGTVTTSVVGAGAQVAGTVTDSVIWPGASVAAGEILHGVIRAPSGLTVATR
- a CDS encoding NUDIX domain-containing protein, with product MKTPRQLRGFAYQAFYGLPLPVRRHLARLLSPKYLVGAVAVIRDAEAPAPGRLLLLLRQPPGRGWGLPAGLLKRRELPAVGAARELFEEAGVRVEPGDLTAGDPNAIVHPNGGVVDTVFFGAVPASSTPLVVDGGEVLEAAWFPVDDLPKLTWPTERLLGIYGIGPRAGEFPPSLNRPATAPHVEEK
- a CDS encoding RelA/SpoT family protein — protein: MDVDAGHGAALGRALPTTPFARLRSMFSFQSNDDDPVATLTKTHRSIHPSADVAVVRRSYAIAESMHRGQFRKSGDPYITHPLAVAQICAELGMDTTTIVAALLHDTVEDTSYTLEALHGDFGPEVTHLVDGVTKFDKAYYGKAAEGETIRKMIVAAGKDVRVLVIKLADRLHNMRTLDARSPASRARIATATLDVLVPLCDRLGIQALKRDLDDVVLYHLEPDSYARIDEHVKNRPGWNEYLADVSRKAHTALRRSRVDAVVTPRPRHYYSIWKDTVAGGRSVPLDLPRIAVIVDGPDTDCYAALGAIHGRWRPVAGRFKDFIASPKNNLYRSLHTTVVGPEGKLVEVLIRTETMHRYSEYGVATSYRYPKVADEPPGADQLTWLKRVLDWQQDTTDATQFLDSLRCDLAEGQITVFAHGNAHELPSGSTPVDVAYELSPRKGDQCLAATINGRLAPLSSPLRDGDVVEIFSETDGQIEVEPNAPRGPRKEWLGFVKSSQAQMQINRYFDEKNEPGISIADKVRLGRATIGLTLRKHDRGLASEVPLRRLAEELGYPDLETLLVAVCERSLEPDAVVEQLIALVDHPD
- a CDS encoding DEDD exonuclease domain-containing protein: MTQPAYVQGTLDTLLTADGSVDPAALSLADTTFVVLDLETTGGAADGAGITEIGAVKVRAGVQLGEFATLVNPGVPLPPFITVLTGITEAMLRPAPPIETVLPALLEFLRGAVLVAHNAPYDVGFLKAACARHGYPWPQMRVLDTAALARRALTKDEVPNRKLGTLARFFRSAVEPNHRALDDAKATVDVLHGLIERLGSHRVHTLGDAIEFAKAVTPAQRRQRHLADGLPHVPGVYLFRAADDRPLYVGTSKDIATRVRSYFTAAEKRARISEMLTAAVRVEAVECAHSLEAEVRELRLIASHAPPYNRRSKFPERVVWLKLTAEAFPRLSVVRRFAEDGATYLGPFSSRRTAELAAAGVYDAVPLRQCNHKLSVRTKTPACALAELGRCPAPCQHEISQEEYDLRAASPFRTATSNDPGPVIDALMSRIDVLSGRQRYEEAATVRSRLIALLRALIRMQRLQALTSLTELVAARRDDKGGWEIAVVRHGRLAAAATSPPRQHPRPTLDAARMTAETVLAGPGPVHAATAEETERILAWLERPDTRLVETAGDWVSPVRGAARFSTLLTRAEAATSA
- a CDS encoding NYN domain-containing protein yields the protein MSAPLDPEDRPDEEAADFMPEPVLPEAVRQRITTLAAAALPGLPADEMPVPLRRVARFAPNRRARLGGRDIAAQLVADPLFRQRLGARVVTEAGDLGAAVTSGVAPAAADPVEVAALAYLARPAGWRELIDAAGDAVRAEADTAAIASQVRAAEQRAVRAEHDRTVARVEADKLRDELARVREELGQLREEARTATKALREAQAAQKRAADLLATEKGRAARAAQDHEAELRRLRARVADAEAAAASGKQTAKDARAVDDARLWLLLETIGQAASGLRRELAIGPADKLPADFVADAAADRPGAPERSRARAQDTDDPGRLDQLLALPRAHLVVDGYNVTKRGFADMSLEQQRKRLITGLGGIAAQTGDEITVVFDGAERVHGLPPAPRGVRVLFSRKGMTADELIRQLVRAEPPGRPVVVVSSDREVADGVRRHGAYPMGADSLLRRLSRS